A part of Euzebyales bacterium genomic DNA contains:
- a CDS encoding DUF2252 domain-containing protein — protein MSDSANGIGGHVVLEMADSTPYASVRGRPIPREQRRALGKALRREAPRSSLADWSAPPDRRDPVDLIDENHKGRIDWLVPVRVGRMTASPYGFLRGTAIVMAHDFAHLPATGITPVIGGDAHFGNFGFYASPEQQLVLDMNDFDEAHPGSWEWDLRRLVASIWVAGRGNGDDEDQCAEAVTACSAAYREHMWQLYEQPLLTRSFQRLDRDQLTELADTKALRKRITKAAKRARSRTSDRALPRFTEDQGHRRRIVEEPPLITRLSDLEREDLGEALDRYLLTLAPHWRRLVGGYTLVDVAHKVVGVGSVGLRAYVALLEGSSPDDVIFLQLKQARRSVIARFVHGDRAWHDHQGQRVVEYQQALQTVSDPLLGWTTVDGRQFYVRQFRNMKGRIRIDEIKPQAMADYAAICGRLLAKGHARTSGASMIVGYLGRSHKVDAALCTFACAYADQTERDHEALVKAVAAGRLVAERGM, from the coding sequence ATGAGTGACAGCGCGAACGGGATCGGCGGCCACGTGGTCCTCGAGATGGCCGACAGCACGCCGTACGCGTCGGTCCGCGGCCGCCCGATCCCACGGGAGCAGCGGCGGGCACTGGGAAAGGCCCTGCGCCGGGAGGCGCCACGCTCGTCGCTCGCGGACTGGTCGGCGCCGCCCGACCGTAGGGATCCCGTCGACCTGATCGACGAGAACCACAAGGGCCGCATCGACTGGCTGGTCCCCGTGCGGGTCGGGCGCATGACCGCGTCGCCGTACGGGTTCCTGCGCGGCACAGCGATCGTGATGGCCCACGACTTCGCGCACCTGCCGGCGACGGGCATCACGCCGGTCATCGGCGGGGACGCCCACTTCGGCAACTTCGGTTTCTACGCCTCGCCCGAGCAGCAGCTCGTGCTCGACATGAACGACTTCGACGAGGCCCACCCCGGGAGCTGGGAGTGGGATCTGCGCCGACTGGTCGCCAGCATCTGGGTCGCCGGGCGTGGGAACGGTGACGACGAGGACCAGTGCGCCGAGGCGGTCACCGCGTGCAGCGCCGCGTACCGCGAGCACATGTGGCAGCTGTACGAGCAGCCGTTGCTGACCCGTTCGTTCCAACGGCTCGACCGTGACCAGCTCACCGAGCTCGCCGACACCAAGGCGTTGCGCAAGCGCATCACCAAGGCTGCCAAGCGGGCGCGCAGCCGCACCAGCGACCGCGCGCTGCCGCGGTTCACCGAGGATCAAGGTCACCGTCGCCGGATCGTCGAGGAGCCACCGCTGATCACGCGGCTGTCGGACCTCGAGCGTGAGGACCTGGGTGAGGCGCTCGACCGCTACCTGCTGACCCTCGCGCCGCACTGGCGACGACTGGTCGGCGGCTACACGCTGGTCGACGTGGCGCACAAGGTCGTGGGCGTGGGCAGCGTCGGGCTGCGCGCCTACGTCGCGCTGCTGGAGGGCTCCAGCCCCGACGACGTCATCTTCCTTCAGCTCAAGCAGGCGCGCCGGTCGGTCATCGCGCGGTTCGTCCACGGCGACCGTGCCTGGCACGACCACCAGGGGCAGCGGGTCGTCGAGTACCAGCAGGCGTTGCAGACGGTCAGCGATCCGCTGCTCGGATGGACGACGGTCGACGGGCGGCAGTTCTACGTGCGGCAGTTCCGCAACATGAAGGGCCGGATCCGCATCGACGAGATCAAGCCGCAGGCGATGGCCGACTACGCCGCGATCTGCGGGCGCCTGCTCGCCAAGGGTCACGCGCGCACCAGCGGCGCGTCGATGATCGTCGGCTACCTCGGCAGGTCCCACAAGGTCGACGCGGCGCTGTGCACCTTCGCCTGCGCCTACGCCGACCAGACCGAGCGCGACCACGAAGCGCTGGTCAAAGCGGTGGCCGCGGGGCGGCTGGTGGCCGAGCGCGGCATGTGA
- a CDS encoding MFS transporter, producing the protein MSTTAAPVATPLVEPSLRRPRRVPHVARPATLAAAATFLAIALPLGMLGVVWPDARLELGRSLGSLGVVTSTYGLVRLLTATSGRPIARRVGMGRAFVAGLVGLAASGAALALAPTWSLFLAATVALAFTGGVVDSLVALYLSTRGDVADAGLVHGMFGVGASVGPLVVATLPGWRSALGAAVVATIAAMAVAVQARTSWPAPAGGQSRVVPRQASPPRRRVAVSVGVFVAAVAVEVTLGQWSYAWLTEARGVTAAAAALAVSAFWGGSTAVRLVMSRPRIAALIERWGLASSGVVAAAVLSTLAVLPALPDPVAVLAFGIMGVALAPVVPTLFAKTSARVGAAGAERIAGWQLLAFNVGAVGLTALTGVLVDGIGAGVVVPVVTTVLVTFTLPLLRAADRLHRGA; encoded by the coding sequence ATGTCCACGACCGCCGCCCCTGTCGCCACCCCTCTCGTCGAGCCGTCGCTCCGGCGTCCGCGTCGCGTCCCCCACGTCGCGCGGCCTGCGACGCTCGCGGCGGCGGCGACGTTCCTGGCCATCGCGTTGCCGCTCGGGATGCTGGGCGTGGTGTGGCCCGACGCGCGGCTCGAGCTCGGCCGGTCGCTCGGCTCGCTCGGGGTCGTCACGTCGACCTATGGACTGGTGCGCCTGCTCACAGCGACGAGCGGTCGCCCCATCGCGCGGCGGGTGGGCATGGGACGAGCCTTCGTCGCTGGACTGGTGGGTCTCGCCGCCTCCGGCGCGGCGCTGGCACTGGCGCCGACATGGTCGCTGTTCCTCGCCGCGACGGTTGCGCTCGCGTTCACGGGCGGCGTCGTCGACTCGCTGGTCGCCCTGTACCTCAGCACGCGGGGTGACGTCGCCGACGCCGGGCTGGTGCACGGCATGTTCGGCGTCGGCGCATCCGTCGGACCGCTGGTCGTCGCCACGCTGCCCGGATGGCGGTCGGCGCTGGGTGCGGCGGTGGTCGCTACGATCGCCGCGATGGCCGTCGCGGTTCAGGCGCGTACATCGTGGCCGGCTCCGGCGGGTGGGCAGTCGCGCGTCGTGCCCCGACAGGCGTCGCCGCCGCGCCGGCGCGTGGCGGTGTCGGTGGGCGTCTTCGTGGCCGCCGTCGCCGTCGAGGTCACCCTCGGCCAGTGGTCGTACGCCTGGCTGACCGAGGCCCGCGGCGTGACGGCCGCTGCCGCAGCACTGGCGGTTTCGGCCTTCTGGGGCGGCAGCACGGCGGTGCGACTGGTCATGTCGCGACCGCGCATCGCGGCGCTCATCGAGCGGTGGGGACTGGCGTCGTCCGGCGTCGTTGCCGCGGCCGTCCTGAGCACGCTCGCGGTGCTTCCGGCCCTGCCGGACCCGGTCGCCGTCCTGGCGTTCGGGATCATGGGTGTGGCGTTGGCGCCGGTCGTGCCGACGCTGTTCGCGAAGACCTCCGCCCGCGTCGGTGCCGCCGGTGCGGAGCGCATCGCCGGTTGGCAGCTGTTGGCGTTCAACGTCGGCGCGGTCGGTCTCACCGCGCTGACCGGGGTGCTCGTTGACGGCATCGGGGCCGGCGTCGTCGTGCCGGTCGTCACCACCGTGCTCGTCACGTTCACGCTGCCGTTGCTGCGCGCGGCGGACCGCCTGCACCGCGGGGCGTGA
- a CDS encoding HAMP domain-containing sensor histidine kinase, with protein MSLRRRLLLACAAVAVVLFVADVALASTFRSFLLDRLDRQLTVAAERIADPSPGRPGADGRRGPRRIAPPRSGNPALSEYYIGLAAADGTIVEVLGDPLSAQALPEPAPDAVAEAASPGDDVVPFDAESADGDGWRLVAVDATGRGEPIVVIGGPLREVDSTYARMVVVLAVATVAVLVTLVVVAWWLLRHGVRPLATMTTTAEAIADGALSERVPAMDPRTEAGRLGDALNTMLGRIEHAFAERAASEDRLRRFVADASHELRTPLTSVRGYAELYRAGALAEDDAIDDAMRRVEQEAARMSDLVDDLLLLAKLDEGRPLRHRTVRLDRLALDAVRDASAAHPSRSISCTADPVQVVGDEARLQQALANLLTNACTHTPPDATIDVAVRRDGSSAVAEVVDDGPGMSAEVAGRVFERFYRADPARARTSGGSGLGLAIVAGIAEAHGGTAEVESSPGHGSRFRLRLPLPVPETPGRID; from the coding sequence GTGTCGCTGCGGCGGCGGCTGCTGCTGGCGTGCGCCGCGGTCGCGGTCGTGCTGTTCGTCGCCGACGTCGCGCTCGCGTCCACGTTCCGTTCGTTCCTGCTGGACCGGCTCGACCGGCAGTTGACCGTGGCCGCGGAACGCATCGCGGACCCGTCACCCGGGCGGCCCGGCGCCGACGGGCGACGCGGCCCGCGCCGCATCGCTCCGCCGCGGTCGGGCAACCCGGCCTTGAGCGAGTACTACATCGGGCTCGCGGCCGCCGACGGCACCATCGTCGAGGTGCTCGGCGATCCGCTGTCGGCGCAGGCACTGCCCGAGCCGGCGCCCGACGCGGTGGCGGAGGCGGCGTCACCCGGCGACGACGTCGTGCCGTTCGACGCCGAGTCCGCCGACGGGGACGGCTGGCGCCTGGTGGCGGTTGACGCCACCGGCCGGGGGGAGCCGATCGTCGTCATTGGCGGCCCGCTGCGCGAGGTCGACTCGACGTACGCACGGATGGTCGTGGTGCTGGCGGTGGCGACGGTCGCGGTGCTGGTGACGCTCGTGGTGGTGGCGTGGTGGTTGCTGCGCCACGGCGTGCGGCCGTTGGCGACGATGACGACCACGGCCGAGGCGATCGCCGACGGCGCGTTGTCCGAGCGGGTGCCCGCCATGGATCCGCGGACCGAGGCTGGGCGACTCGGCGACGCGCTCAACACGATGCTCGGCCGGATCGAGCACGCGTTCGCCGAGCGGGCCGCATCCGAAGATCGTCTGCGGCGGTTCGTCGCCGACGCATCACACGAGCTGCGGACGCCGTTGACCTCGGTGCGTGGGTATGCGGAGCTGTACCGCGCGGGCGCCCTCGCGGAGGACGACGCGATCGACGACGCCATGCGCCGCGTCGAACAGGAGGCGGCGCGCATGAGCGACCTGGTCGACGACCTGCTGCTGCTGGCCAAGCTCGACGAGGGCCGTCCCCTGCGGCACCGCACGGTGCGGCTCGACCGGTTGGCCCTGGACGCGGTCCGCGACGCCTCGGCCGCGCATCCGTCGCGGTCGATCAGCTGCACCGCTGACCCGGTCCAGGTCGTCGGTGACGAGGCCCGACTACAGCAGGCGCTGGCGAACCTGCTGACGAATGCGTGCACGCACACGCCACCGGACGCGACGATCGACGTCGCCGTACGGCGCGATGGATCCTCGGCGGTGGCCGAGGTCGTCGACGACGGCCCCGGCATGTCCGCCGAGGTCGCGGGACGCGTCTTTGAGCGGTTCTACCGTGCGGATCCGGCTCGTGCGCGCACGAGCGGCGGGTCCGGACTGGGCCTGGCGATCGTGGCCGGCATCGCGGAGGCGCACGGCGGCACGGCAGAGGTCGAGTCGTCGCCCGGGCACGGTTCCCGGTTCCGGCTGCGTCTGCCACTGCCGGTCCCCGAGACGCCCGGGCGCATCGATTGA
- a CDS encoding response regulator transcription factor, producing MTTTPASRILVVDDEENITFLLRSALRHFGFDVDVASDGRSALRTVRAQPPDLVVLDVMLPDVDGFEICRRMRDEGIDTPVLFLTARDGSDEAVRGLTLGADDYVTKPFSLEEVVARVQALLRRSGGRTRASKLTLADLEMDDDAHVVRRAREVIDLSPTEYNLLRFLLSNTGRVMSRAQILDHVWEYDFGGNDTVVETYISYLRKKIDRFDPPLIHTVRGVGYTLRVT from the coding sequence ATGACCACCACGCCCGCGTCCCGCATCCTGGTCGTTGACGACGAGGAGAACATCACGTTCCTGCTCCGGTCGGCCCTGCGCCACTTCGGCTTCGATGTCGACGTCGCGTCCGACGGCCGGAGCGCACTGCGGACCGTGCGCGCGCAGCCGCCGGACCTTGTCGTGCTCGACGTCATGTTGCCCGACGTCGACGGTTTCGAGATCTGCCGTCGGATGCGCGACGAGGGCATCGACACGCCCGTGCTGTTCCTGACCGCGCGCGATGGCAGCGACGAGGCGGTCCGCGGCCTGACGCTCGGCGCGGACGACTATGTGACCAAGCCGTTCAGCCTCGAGGAGGTCGTCGCGCGGGTCCAGGCGTTGCTGCGCCGGAGCGGCGGCCGGACCAGGGCGTCCAAGCTGACGCTAGCCGACCTCGAGATGGACGACGATGCCCATGTTGTGCGTCGTGCGCGCGAGGTGATCGATCTGTCGCCGACCGAGTACAACCTGTTGCGGTTCCTGCTCAGCAACACCGGTCGCGTGATGTCGCGCGCGCAGATCCTCGATCACGTGTGGGAGTACGACTTCGGCGGCAACGACACGGTCGTGGAGACCTACATCAGCTACCTGCGCAAGAAGATCGACAGGTTCGACCCGCCGTTGATCCACACGGTCCGCGGCGTCGGCTACACGCTGCGGGTGACGTAG